Proteins encoded in a region of the Diospyros lotus cultivar Yz01 chromosome 9, ASM1463336v1, whole genome shotgun sequence genome:
- the LOC127810419 gene encoding beta carbonic anhydrase 5, chloroplastic isoform X4 codes for MAHAVLRSCSLSPLPRNSSSADLPTAPPASASPIFGSQFKLVGIEHTHGRFLNYFKDNFECFQNLAKGQAPKFMVIACADSRVCPSHILGFQPGEAFVVRNVANLVPPYENGPSETNAALEFAVNALEVEYILVVGHSFCGGIRALMSMQDKENSSSFIQSWVVVGKNARLSTKAAASNLDFEQQCRHCEKESINRSLLNLLTYPWIEEKVGRGLLSIHGGYYDFVDCTFEKWTLDYEETTMRKETGIYSLKDRETWS; via the exons ATGGCTCATGCAGTGCTTCGATCTTGCTCCTTGTCACCTCTTCCCAGAAATTCTTCCTCCGCGGACCTTCCCACGGCCCCCCCGGCTTCTGCCTCTCCA ATCTTTGGTTCCCAGTTCAAATTAGTGGGAATCGAGCACACCCATGGGagatttcttaattatttcaa GGACAACTTTGAATGCTTTCAAAATCTTGCCAAGGGTCAAGCACCAAAG TTTATGGTGATTGCTTGTGCAGACTCTAGGGTTTGTCCCTCCCACATCCTAGGCTTTCAACCGGGAGAAGCCTTTGTAGTGCGCAATGTAGCAAATCTGGTGCCTCCGTATGAG AATGGGCCGTCAGAAACAAATGCTGCCCTTGAATTTGCTGTGAATGCTCTTGAA GTCGAATATATACTGGTTGTTGGCCACAGTTTCTGTGGTGGTATTCGTGCCCTTATGAGCATGCAAGACAAAGAAAATTCAAG TAGCTTTATTCAAAGTTGGGTAGTTGTTGGAAAGAATGCAAGATTAAGCACAAAGGCAGCTGCTTCTAACCTAGACTTTGAACAGCAGTGCAGGCACTGTGAGAAG GAATCAATCAACCGTTCATTGTTGAACTTGCTCACTTACCCCTGGATAGAAGAAAAGGTGGGGAGAGGGTTGCTTTCAATTCATGGGGGCTATTATGACTTTGTTGACTGTACATTTGAGAAATGGACACTTGATTACGAGGAAACTACCATGAGGAAGGAAACTGGCATTTACTCACTCAAAGACCGAGAAACTTGGTCTTGA
- the LOC127810419 gene encoding beta carbonic anhydrase 5, chloroplastic isoform X2: MAHAVLRSCSLSPLPRNSSSADLPTAPPASASPIFGSQFKLVGIEHTHGRFLNYFNPTLRLKASRESQGLTEQVTYNKQNRLVETQHGSDLFSELKHRFLSFKKHKFLDNFECFQNLAKGQAPKFMVIACADSRVCPSHILGFQPGEAFVVRNVANLVPPYENGPSETNAALEFAVNALEVEYILVVGHSFCGGIRALMSMQDKENSSFIQSWVVVGKNARLSTKAAASNLDFEQQCRHCEKESINRSLLNLLTYPWIEEKVGRGLLSIHGGYYDFVDCTFEKWTLDYEETTMRKETGIYSLKDRETWS, encoded by the exons ATGGCTCATGCAGTGCTTCGATCTTGCTCCTTGTCACCTCTTCCCAGAAATTCTTCCTCCGCGGACCTTCCCACGGCCCCCCCGGCTTCTGCCTCTCCA ATCTTTGGTTCCCAGTTCAAATTAGTGGGAATCGAGCACACCCATGGGagatttcttaattatttcaa TCCTACATTGAGGTTGAAAGCCTCAAGGGAGTCACAGGGGCTGACAGAGCAAGTTACATACAACAAACAGAACCGTTTAGTAGAAACCCAACATGGCTCTGATCTGTTCAGCGAATTGAAACATCGGTTTCTAAGTTTCAAAAAGCATAAATTCCT GGACAACTTTGAATGCTTTCAAAATCTTGCCAAGGGTCAAGCACCAAAG TTTATGGTGATTGCTTGTGCAGACTCTAGGGTTTGTCCCTCCCACATCCTAGGCTTTCAACCGGGAGAAGCCTTTGTAGTGCGCAATGTAGCAAATCTGGTGCCTCCGTATGAG AATGGGCCGTCAGAAACAAATGCTGCCCTTGAATTTGCTGTGAATGCTCTTGAA GTCGAATATATACTGGTTGTTGGCCACAGTTTCTGTGGTGGTATTCGTGCCCTTATGAGCATGCAAGACAAAGAAAATTCAAG CTTTATTCAAAGTTGGGTAGTTGTTGGAAAGAATGCAAGATTAAGCACAAAGGCAGCTGCTTCTAACCTAGACTTTGAACAGCAGTGCAGGCACTGTGAGAAG GAATCAATCAACCGTTCATTGTTGAACTTGCTCACTTACCCCTGGATAGAAGAAAAGGTGGGGAGAGGGTTGCTTTCAATTCATGGGGGCTATTATGACTTTGTTGACTGTACATTTGAGAAATGGACACTTGATTACGAGGAAACTACCATGAGGAAGGAAACTGGCATTTACTCACTCAAAGACCGAGAAACTTGGTCTTGA
- the LOC127810419 gene encoding beta carbonic anhydrase 5, chloroplastic isoform X1, translating to MAHAVLRSCSLSPLPRNSSSADLPTAPPASASPIFGSQFKLVGIEHTHGRFLNYFNPTLRLKASRESQGLTEQVTYNKQNRLVETQHGSDLFSELKHRFLSFKKHKFLDNFECFQNLAKGQAPKFMVIACADSRVCPSHILGFQPGEAFVVRNVANLVPPYENGPSETNAALEFAVNALEVEYILVVGHSFCGGIRALMSMQDKENSSSFIQSWVVVGKNARLSTKAAASNLDFEQQCRHCEKESINRSLLNLLTYPWIEEKVGRGLLSIHGGYYDFVDCTFEKWTLDYEETTMRKETGIYSLKDRETWS from the exons ATGGCTCATGCAGTGCTTCGATCTTGCTCCTTGTCACCTCTTCCCAGAAATTCTTCCTCCGCGGACCTTCCCACGGCCCCCCCGGCTTCTGCCTCTCCA ATCTTTGGTTCCCAGTTCAAATTAGTGGGAATCGAGCACACCCATGGGagatttcttaattatttcaa TCCTACATTGAGGTTGAAAGCCTCAAGGGAGTCACAGGGGCTGACAGAGCAAGTTACATACAACAAACAGAACCGTTTAGTAGAAACCCAACATGGCTCTGATCTGTTCAGCGAATTGAAACATCGGTTTCTAAGTTTCAAAAAGCATAAATTCCT GGACAACTTTGAATGCTTTCAAAATCTTGCCAAGGGTCAAGCACCAAAG TTTATGGTGATTGCTTGTGCAGACTCTAGGGTTTGTCCCTCCCACATCCTAGGCTTTCAACCGGGAGAAGCCTTTGTAGTGCGCAATGTAGCAAATCTGGTGCCTCCGTATGAG AATGGGCCGTCAGAAACAAATGCTGCCCTTGAATTTGCTGTGAATGCTCTTGAA GTCGAATATATACTGGTTGTTGGCCACAGTTTCTGTGGTGGTATTCGTGCCCTTATGAGCATGCAAGACAAAGAAAATTCAAG TAGCTTTATTCAAAGTTGGGTAGTTGTTGGAAAGAATGCAAGATTAAGCACAAAGGCAGCTGCTTCTAACCTAGACTTTGAACAGCAGTGCAGGCACTGTGAGAAG GAATCAATCAACCGTTCATTGTTGAACTTGCTCACTTACCCCTGGATAGAAGAAAAGGTGGGGAGAGGGTTGCTTTCAATTCATGGGGGCTATTATGACTTTGTTGACTGTACATTTGAGAAATGGACACTTGATTACGAGGAAACTACCATGAGGAAGGAAACTGGCATTTACTCACTCAAAGACCGAGAAACTTGGTCTTGA
- the LOC127810419 gene encoding beta carbonic anhydrase 5, chloroplastic isoform X3: protein MAHAVLRSCSLSPLPRNSSSADLPTAPPASASPFKLVGIEHTHGRFLNYFNPTLRLKASRESQGLTEQVTYNKQNRLVETQHGSDLFSELKHRFLSFKKHKFLDNFECFQNLAKGQAPKFMVIACADSRVCPSHILGFQPGEAFVVRNVANLVPPYENGPSETNAALEFAVNALEVEYILVVGHSFCGGIRALMSMQDKENSSSFIQSWVVVGKNARLSTKAAASNLDFEQQCRHCEKESINRSLLNLLTYPWIEEKVGRGLLSIHGGYYDFVDCTFEKWTLDYEETTMRKETGIYSLKDRETWS from the exons ATGGCTCATGCAGTGCTTCGATCTTGCTCCTTGTCACCTCTTCCCAGAAATTCTTCCTCCGCGGACCTTCCCACGGCCCCCCCGGCTTCTGCCTCTCCA TTCAAATTAGTGGGAATCGAGCACACCCATGGGagatttcttaattatttcaa TCCTACATTGAGGTTGAAAGCCTCAAGGGAGTCACAGGGGCTGACAGAGCAAGTTACATACAACAAACAGAACCGTTTAGTAGAAACCCAACATGGCTCTGATCTGTTCAGCGAATTGAAACATCGGTTTCTAAGTTTCAAAAAGCATAAATTCCT GGACAACTTTGAATGCTTTCAAAATCTTGCCAAGGGTCAAGCACCAAAG TTTATGGTGATTGCTTGTGCAGACTCTAGGGTTTGTCCCTCCCACATCCTAGGCTTTCAACCGGGAGAAGCCTTTGTAGTGCGCAATGTAGCAAATCTGGTGCCTCCGTATGAG AATGGGCCGTCAGAAACAAATGCTGCCCTTGAATTTGCTGTGAATGCTCTTGAA GTCGAATATATACTGGTTGTTGGCCACAGTTTCTGTGGTGGTATTCGTGCCCTTATGAGCATGCAAGACAAAGAAAATTCAAG TAGCTTTATTCAAAGTTGGGTAGTTGTTGGAAAGAATGCAAGATTAAGCACAAAGGCAGCTGCTTCTAACCTAGACTTTGAACAGCAGTGCAGGCACTGTGAGAAG GAATCAATCAACCGTTCATTGTTGAACTTGCTCACTTACCCCTGGATAGAAGAAAAGGTGGGGAGAGGGTTGCTTTCAATTCATGGGGGCTATTATGACTTTGTTGACTGTACATTTGAGAAATGGACACTTGATTACGAGGAAACTACCATGAGGAAGGAAACTGGCATTTACTCACTCAAAGACCGAGAAACTTGGTCTTGA
- the LOC127810419 gene encoding beta carbonic anhydrase 5, chloroplastic isoform X5 codes for MAHAVLRSCSLSPLPRNSSSADLPTAPPASASPFKLVGIEHTHGRFLNYFKDNFECFQNLAKGQAPKFMVIACADSRVCPSHILGFQPGEAFVVRNVANLVPPYENGPSETNAALEFAVNALEVEYILVVGHSFCGGIRALMSMQDKENSSSFIQSWVVVGKNARLSTKAAASNLDFEQQCRHCEKESINRSLLNLLTYPWIEEKVGRGLLSIHGGYYDFVDCTFEKWTLDYEETTMRKETGIYSLKDRETWS; via the exons ATGGCTCATGCAGTGCTTCGATCTTGCTCCTTGTCACCTCTTCCCAGAAATTCTTCCTCCGCGGACCTTCCCACGGCCCCCCCGGCTTCTGCCTCTCCA TTCAAATTAGTGGGAATCGAGCACACCCATGGGagatttcttaattatttcaa GGACAACTTTGAATGCTTTCAAAATCTTGCCAAGGGTCAAGCACCAAAG TTTATGGTGATTGCTTGTGCAGACTCTAGGGTTTGTCCCTCCCACATCCTAGGCTTTCAACCGGGAGAAGCCTTTGTAGTGCGCAATGTAGCAAATCTGGTGCCTCCGTATGAG AATGGGCCGTCAGAAACAAATGCTGCCCTTGAATTTGCTGTGAATGCTCTTGAA GTCGAATATATACTGGTTGTTGGCCACAGTTTCTGTGGTGGTATTCGTGCCCTTATGAGCATGCAAGACAAAGAAAATTCAAG TAGCTTTATTCAAAGTTGGGTAGTTGTTGGAAAGAATGCAAGATTAAGCACAAAGGCAGCTGCTTCTAACCTAGACTTTGAACAGCAGTGCAGGCACTGTGAGAAG GAATCAATCAACCGTTCATTGTTGAACTTGCTCACTTACCCCTGGATAGAAGAAAAGGTGGGGAGAGGGTTGCTTTCAATTCATGGGGGCTATTATGACTTTGTTGACTGTACATTTGAGAAATGGACACTTGATTACGAGGAAACTACCATGAGGAAGGAAACTGGCATTTACTCACTCAAAGACCGAGAAACTTGGTCTTGA